TGGGAAATTGATGATATGTGCATGATTGTTTTAGATCAGGAAGTTGAGAAGGTAATTTTCACTATGGCTCCTCTTAAAGCACTCGATATTGAGGGAATTCATGTCgtattttatcataaaaactGGATTATTGTGGGAAATGGTGTGTGCGACTTTGTTAGAAGCATTATGGCTGGTAACAAGTTTGAAGGGTGGATCAATAAAGCTCTGCTTATGCTTATCCCTAAAAAGGAGAAACCATGATATATTCATCAATCTTAGCCAATCAATTTGTGTACAATGCTATATAAAATTGTTTCTAAGGTGATTGTGAATCGACTGAAATCAATTAGTTTATTTgttgataatatatttttatttattttacagttTGAGTCGAAATGATATTCTGATAAAGCTTTtcaataataatgatgattccgaaatttaaactcaaacatgAGAAAATAACTACCATCACTTTTTCCATCCATTTATTGGTAGGATgaatatgaaaacatgtttgtatatacatgtatgggTCCTATGTAGTTGGACATATTTTTatctgaaaaaaaaagggttggaCCATTTTTCCACCAAACTCATGTAAAAAGATTATATTTGTTAGAAAAGCATCTTAGCAGTTAGTGAATTTGTCCAATATGCACATTTATTGGACATGCATCTTAAAGTTGCTCCAATGACtcaattttatgattattaccaaaatattaaattagtctTTTATCAATggattaaagttaaaaatgatcaaacaaatccttacattaatttaaagagaaaaataaataaataagaatagaAACTATTAAATGCCACATTCTAAAAATCATTTAAGTAGCTGAAATGACCCTTTGGAGTTTGAAAGCCAATGTTACTTTAAATGTATAAAGGAATCAATGTAGCAGAGTTGATTAATAGTCCTACAACTTGGCCGATGGTTTTCTCAAACAATGACACGGGGCAAGGGAGTTTGGCAGAGATTGTACGTTTACTGTAAAACCGATGCTGGCAAAAACACCACGAccctaaaagaaaatggaaagcCAAGCTCCACAAAGTGTGTGGTCCAGAGTGTAGAACCAATCACATCTTTGAGGACTTAATTTGGGGGGAATACACAAGGAGAAAATTTATGAACTCAATGGCAGTGGAAGTGGGGAACCACCCCATCTGAGTTCCGACTCCAAAGATGAAAGGCAAAAGTTATGAATCTCCAGATATGGATTTGGGAATTTGGGGAATGCCAATTAAAAACCAAGGAGCAAAAGACCAATCTATCCACCGCCCCCCCTAAAGATTTCCTCGGGGGATGAGAGATTTATGGCCCCATTCCTAGTCGAAGTGCCTTACAAGGCATGCTGGCTGCTGGCTGCCAGCCACATTAACATGTATGCTTGGAATGGGAAAATGATTCTTCCTATTTACTTCAATCAGCCATTTACTGTTTCTACAAAGCATCCCACCCCCAGCAAATGATGCTTGTTTGAAGCAAAAGaattactaatatttttcattttcataaatcagcAGCTTCACCTGCCTCGTACATTTTGtgttttaacctttttttttgtctttttcttttcttagggTTGGGGGGAACTGAGATATCTATCATATCATATGATGATCATAATGACATAAAAGAAAATCTGGGATGTTCATAAATAAGATCATGGAGCAATTTCAAGCCTTGGTTCAAAGCAAAAGCCAGTGAAGAGCTGAAGAGGGAATTTCTTTGAGACCGGACACTTGAGCGACCATTTCCATAGTTTCTGGCTCATGTCGAAAACAAGAAGAGCTGGGGCACCGTAGCTTTGGATGTATATGAGGTTATCAGTACCACTACTAGCAAAAACATCATCCAACTCACCAAATCCTTGGAAGAACTTATGGGGCATGCGACCGACTTCTACCCAATTCCTCCCGTTAAGAACCCAGATTCCAATGCCCTTGATTATATCGGGTCGATCTGGCTTCCCGATTCCTCCCACCATTACCAGCTTCCCCTTGAGGTTCATCAAACGACCACAGGTAAGCGGGCCTGGTACTGGAATAAGGCTCCGTATCAATGGGGATGATCGGCTAGAGAGATTATATGCAACAAGGCTGTGACGGTTTTCTGGTGTACCAACCCCGGTTGAGTAAATCAGAAAGTATAAAACCCCATCACAGATCACACTTTCATCTCCACCTCTCCATCCTGTTAAAACCTCAGTCAAGGAGGTTGCCCACATCATTGTTTCTGAATCATAAATGTGTATCGAAAGGTCCCATTGGAGAAAGTTTCCGGGGACTTGTTTAGATTTCACAATGGATATCGTATAATTGTGAGATGTCCTGCTAACCGAGAGTGACAGTGCACTATAGTCAGAGAATTTCATACCAGGGGGCTCCTGAAGCTTCTTGCAAATCTTGGTAATCGGATTGCATACCTGCAACTCGCTTCTACTGTCATTGTCCATGAAACAAACCAATCCACATGATGAAGCAATAAACCAGTTTGGAGTCTGAATGCATGGAAGTTCGATGCTGTACCATTTACGGAGGATCGGGTCATAGGCATAACCAACTGGTTCATCAGAACTTGTGAACATGAAGTACCAAGGCTTATGTGATAGGACATGCGAAAAATTCCATAAAAATCTTTTGGAACTGACAATCTCATGCCATCTTCTACACACAGAACCAGCTCTGAAAATGCTAGCAATGGGAAGATAAGCCAAAATTCGTTCCAACAAGTCATCGGGTAGGATTGAGTCTACAGAAACGATCATTTCTTTATTACCTTCATCACTAAGTTCCGAGAATGAATCAAACTCACCGATGTCTTTAGACATGTCATCAATGCAATGGCTGTTCCAAGAAGTCTCTCCTTCCATTATAAACAACACTTGAAGAAAATTCctgaaaatttcataaaaaaccAAAGAATGAATTTCTTTACAAAGATTATAAGATGCTTACCTATCACCACATGACGCAATAAATCATGAAGAAATATGAAAGAGCCTAGTATCTTGTCCAAATACAAGTCAAATAGCATGAAGATAATGACAGTTTGAAACAGGAAACGCACGGCAAATAATTTATCTATGCCTTAGTACAAAGATTAGTACAAATTTTAAGAGGAAAAAAAACACTCGGAACGTATTGAATGCACAATGTGCTGATTAATATGGCTATAATGAGAATGGGACCAACTAGCCATACATCTTGGGACACCTCTTAATATTAGGACAAAAACGTTGAGATGAATGGATGAGAACAGGTAGATTAAAATGTGACAatcattatacatatatatacatgcatgtatgtatgtaggTATCTAAACAACAAACAACTAACTTGATCTTAAATAACAGcagaaaaataattacaaataattggAGTGAGCATGGCCCTCCAAAGTTAATGCAAAAGCCTGCATAACCTGTTTTATGCAGTGCAAGTATCAAAacatgaaagaacaaaaaatagaaCAGCCAGAACTTGAAGCttgagaaaggagaagaaaaagcaATTCATCAAGGAAACATACTTTTAGATGTTCTTAGGAATTACATGCATGCCTACTGAGGATATGGTATCAAGTTCACAAATGAACATCAAATTAGGACATTTAATCATCTGTACGGAAGCTAAAATACATACTTAGGAGGAGATAAAATCAGCACAACATATTAAATCAACTGTTGAGCACAAGCAACAAAAATGATGCCAGAACACTGATTTCCAAGATGGAGATAAATCAAAACCCCCatgaaaattaatgaaaaatataaattagaaatCTTAGCATTGAATAtgcaaaaacagaaaaaatgtGAATCACTGGGTTGTTACTTGAACAGGGAAAAGCATTTATAGAGAGATATATAAAggaaacacttttttttttaaccagATTTGTTACTAGGGAAGCAgtatttaatccaaaacaagTTGTGTTCTTTTCACTGAAAAAAATGTACCAATCTTTCATGAATTTAGCAAACCCTAAAATGGGGGTCTTttataaacaaatcaaataatgttaggtaaaagaaaagaagggttAGTCCATCCTTACCTATCAATCAAAAACCAAAACccaaataactaaaaaaaaaaagaaaaaaagtaagcATCACCAACTAAACCAAAATATGGTTAGATATCAGACAGGAAAACGGatcaataaacaaaataagatgaaaactTTCTCCAAAAAAATGGTTACATACCTGTAATGGAGGTGGTTCAAGGACAAGTGAACCAATGGGTGGTGATAGATTCGACCAAAGTATCGAGATTTAACAAAAACCAAGGGAAACTAAGCAAAGGAGCAAAGGTTCAGACTTCAGATAGGTaaaaaaacaattgtttctTGGCAAAAAGGACGCCATTAAACAACAAGGAAAAGGGGTAATAAGtaaattttctctttcatttttttcccctTCAAATGGCAGAGAACAATGAAAATGGGTTACTCCAAATCGGCTTATAACCAATTCCTAAGCAAAAACACAGAGAAAggagaggtttttttttctttcctttttagtGTTTCCTTTTCGATATAACCAAAAAAAGTTTAACGACAGGCAGAGGCAGAGACAAGGGATGAAGAGAGAAGGCGGTTTTTTCTAAAGGCTGTTGTCGTGTTTAGACTTTAGCCTATAATCTATAGACAatggagagaaaaagaaagaaatgggtcatttatttgtttatttattttaacattaaagtTGGCTTAAAAGCAACTTTTGCGGTTATATTAGGagaaaatagtgatttttaaaaaatatttagtatgaatttattttgttgGATATTTATGGAAATTGATCGATTTTAGAGTATGAAATTGAAAATGCATTTTATAAGTACAATGGCGGATCTAGAAGTACGATCTAGGGATAATGGtgaattcagaaaaaaatttttagaggccagaattaaattatatatttttattatagtaaaaatataatttttttattttaatagcttatatctttataattttaaaggattaaatcaaatttttataattttttggggctaaagtataattttactattattaatttaaatttttttaaattataaagggcataaataaaaatttttctattttagggggtCGGGGCCATGCTATCCCCCCTAGATCCGCCCCTGCCTACAAGGCCcgctttttgtcttttttgatatattagttCTTTTGGCAAGATTGTTAAATGTTAGTTGTTTTATCCTTAAGTCTCGAGTTTGATTTTGCTTTTActcacatttatatttttatttcatgatatttcaagctttgcttttatttttaatgtattagtTCCTTTGGTTATATGGTTAAATAATAGTGATTTTATCATTGAATTCTAGGTTTCATTCCTATTCTAAgtacatttgtatttttatttcatattgtttcaagtttttttaaattttaattaatatttttaattaataaacatattgttttcaagttttttattttaatgcatctttttaattaataactcttttatttataaaatcaaataattaatacaaattatataataaaatatattttgataaaattgacatttatcattgtgttaaatatattttatttttaaaaatatcaactaatttttatatatttctttatatataatatttgtatgtctaatatttattttctccaccTATATTGTGGGTATggtgatttctaatattataaaataaaataattatttcaaatatcattattatttttatatgtaaaatatttcaaatatcattatttttcatctacattgtgggtttgatatttcaaatatatttatatgtgaaatatttcaattaattatttcaaatatcattatgtttatatgtgaaatatttcaattaattatttcaaatacacatacaaaaatatataatactaaaatttactacatcgatgatatggattgaaaaataaatattacacatataaaattatatttactaaaaataattatatttggcaataattatttgattttgtaaataaaatatttattaattaaaatgttaattaaaaaattgaaacaacatgaaataaaaaaatacaagtgtgCTTAGAAGAGGAATTGAACTTATGACTCAAGGATAAAATTACgattatttaaccatttaaacaaaagaactaatgtgttaaaaacaataattaaaaataaaagcaaagcttgaaacaacatgaaataaaaatacaaatgtgagtaGGAAAGAAATCAAACCTAGAACTTAAGGATAAAaccactaacatttaaccattaaaccaAAAGAACTGATGtgttaaaaaagtcaaaaaaatgcGTCTTGTGGAACGTGTTTTTTGttctctctccaaaatcgacctatttccctaaatatCGAAAAAATGGTACAGTtccctaaatattttttttaaaatcaaaggGGTATATATGccatttttagaaaatatttaggttttaggccaattttcctaatatttagggaaataggtcaattttggagagagaaacaGAAAATGCATCTCtgtttctctctccaaaattgtttttttgttaggtgttggaaatttgagaagaaagATTTATTTGTGTCTGTGTTTGAGGTAGACATTGTGATAGTTTTAAGATATATTTGAGTTCATGGTGATGCGATAGCGCTTAGGgacccacacatttcatctaTTGTGTCAGGATGGAATCATCACCTTAGAAGCTTATCACATTGCAACTTAGGCTCCCAATACACGGTGCTTATAAGGTCACAGGTTGAAGTATAACTAGGGCTCTTAGTTGACGGTGGTTATACGGTCACGGGTTGGAGTATAACTCGGGAGCTTAGTTGACAATGGTTATGCGGTCACGGATTTAAGTTttatggtattggaaaatgatGCTTTATAAACttcatacataagtttgagaccataatcataaggaaaaaCAAAGGGTTTTCCAGTATAATcaacttattctttttctccATCTCCACCAAAGCAATATTCTTAACCTAATTGTCCGAAACCTATGAAAGAGTTGGATGCAAGAGGGCTTTCAGAGGGAAGTGTAATAACTTGATTTTCGGTgatgtcgaaaatagtggtttgagACCACCAAATCTATCAAATAAGCccgtaaatttttattatttaatatttacgagctaAATgtggtttttttaaaagatttttgaaataataatttgtgttttataaggcTTTATTAGGTCAAGTGATTTAGAAAAGAGGTATCGAGATCTCGATCCTATAAAcaagttgtaaatatttttataaatatttgcaaagtgtcattaaggtaatATTAAAGTtctgttagaaaattttaatgtttttatagttaattaattaaaaaggactaaattgaaaaaggtgcaaaacatgctaattaaagaaatagtgattaaatagcctaaatagtaaataaaggaggactaaaagggaaattggACCCACATGTGAAGGTTGAGGTGGCATAAgcatagaaaaatcaagaaattgatgtgaaataagggcaaaattttaaattttgccaaatttaagtgaaataaaagggACATTGAAATTCTAgacattttcatcatcatttttcagTTCCAAAATAGCCATTGAAGAGGGTTTAAACtggtttttcaatattttcttcatgtaagtttaatcCTTGCTCCTTCCTtgaaatttctatgtttttgggacttttacaattaggtccaactaaccatttcattagtttttattttattttatttttgaacattTTGGAAGATAACATTGATAAGTTTatatggttttatttattagatgatgaaattgagatgttgatggataattaaatgtattttattaaaggattttggaagaaatcatgatttagggattaaattgaaaagttgttaaattcatggaaaattctaaaatttgatgGAATTCATGGGTTgctattaatatatatgaaaatatctaggcttggaataaggattaaattgtatgaatttcattttccgagcctagggacgaaatcgtcattaattaaaagtatagggtaaaatggtaattttgcctaagatgtgaattggattgaattaaatattctattaaattgagttaaatttactcgtatagatccggatagaccaaatatggagctagatcgaggaaaagaaaaagtaacgAATTAGTAGCATACAAGTTCACAAAtattgttgaggtaagttcgtgtaactaaattgtgtatatttatatgcttatattgaGTGTTGATTATGTAAATTGTGTAAATgtcatatatgtgtatgtaattGATCTCATAACTGAAAATCcctgataaataaataagtctcGTTTGGATAATgagattcgatggatacaaggtTTTGTTTCCCGAAATGGTAGTGTTCCTGTGTATGATGCGGACGTACCATAGCTTAAAAGAGCGTCCCGTTACAAGCCCTtttaagcttcccgttatagtattcttgcgagcttcccgttaaatgCTCTTTGGAGCATCCTGATCAGTTGTGACCCTCCATGTGTTGTGGGCACACCGCAACTCTTATGAGtgtcccgttatatggctcttcgtgagcttcccaattaaaggctctttgtgatcTTCCTGTTAGTGCTCGCTTAaacttcccgttatatggctatcTAGTGCTTCTCGTTAAATTGTATTTCGGAGTTACCCGTTATAGGCTTTTT
The Gossypium raimondii isolate GPD5lz chromosome 8, ASM2569854v1, whole genome shotgun sequence DNA segment above includes these coding regions:
- the LOC105791553 gene encoding F-box/kelch-repeat protein At3g61590 isoform X1, whose protein sequence is MQAFALTLEGHAHSNYLNFLQVLFIMEGETSWNSHCIDDMSKDIGEFDSFSELSDEGNKEMIVSVDSILPDDLLERILAYLPIASIFRAGSVCRRWHEIVSSKRFLWNFSHVLSHKPWYFMFTSSDEPVGYAYDPILRKWYSIELPCIQTPNWFIASSCGLVCFMDNDSRSELQVCNPITKICKKLQEPPGMKFSDYSALSLSVSRTSHNYTISIVKSKQVPGNFLQWDLSIHIYDSETMMWATSLTEVLTGWRGGDESVICDGVLYFLIYSTGVGTPENRHSLVAYNLSSRSSPLIRSLIPVPGPLTCGRLMNLKGKLVMVGGIGKPDRPDIIKGIGIWVLNGRNWVEVGRMPHKFFQGFGELDDVFASSGTDNLIYIQSYGAPALLVFDMSQKLWKWSLKCPVSKKFPLQLFTGFCFEPRLEIAP
- the LOC105791553 gene encoding F-box/kelch-repeat protein At3g61590 isoform X2 encodes the protein MEGETSWNSHCIDDMSKDIGEFDSFSELSDEGNKEMIVSVDSILPDDLLERILAYLPIASIFRAGSVCRRWHEIVSSKRFLWNFSHVLSHKPWYFMFTSSDEPVGYAYDPILRKWYSIELPCIQTPNWFIASSCGLVCFMDNDSRSELQVCNPITKICKKLQEPPGMKFSDYSALSLSVSRTSHNYTISIVKSKQVPGNFLQWDLSIHIYDSETMMWATSLTEVLTGWRGGDESVICDGVLYFLIYSTGVGTPENRHSLVAYNLSSRSSPLIRSLIPVPGPLTCGRLMNLKGKLVMVGGIGKPDRPDIIKGIGIWVLNGRNWVEVGRMPHKFFQGFGELDDVFASSGTDNLIYIQSYGAPALLVFDMSQKLWKWSLKCPVSKKFPLQLFTGFCFEPRLEIAP